Proteins found in one Nocardia brasiliensis ATCC 700358 genomic segment:
- a CDS encoding zinc-binding dehydrogenase — protein sequence MHAIRLHAFGPAENLRYETVSDPQPTAGQVRIAVAAAGVHLIDTTLRKGAAGPYPAPELPTVPGREVAGTVDLVGADVDPSWLGKRVVAHLGMVPGGYAELAVTEVARLHEIPDALDPAEAVAMIGTGRTTLGVLLFADLVPDSIALVTAAAGGLGTLLVQAAKNVGATVLGLAGGPAKVELVQRNGADLAVDYLRADWPDEVRAFLGDRTATILFDSVGGEIARRALDLVGKGGRHLVYGASGSSPKDAATPPFSADELAARGITSQLVVGPAMLQRVGGDLRPLEEQAIAAAAAGRLHPAVQRFPLAEAAAAHHALEQRGTTGKVVLVP from the coding sequence GTGCACGCGATTCGCCTCCATGCCTTCGGCCCGGCCGAGAACCTGCGCTACGAAACCGTCTCCGACCCGCAACCCACAGCGGGTCAGGTGCGGATCGCCGTGGCCGCGGCGGGCGTTCACCTGATCGACACCACGCTGCGCAAAGGAGCGGCCGGGCCGTACCCGGCGCCCGAACTGCCGACGGTGCCCGGGCGCGAGGTGGCCGGAACCGTCGATCTGGTCGGCGCCGACGTCGACCCGAGCTGGCTCGGCAAGCGGGTGGTGGCTCATCTCGGCATGGTGCCCGGCGGGTACGCGGAACTAGCCGTCACCGAAGTCGCTCGGCTGCACGAGATTCCGGATGCACTGGACCCCGCCGAAGCGGTCGCGATGATCGGCACCGGCCGCACCACTCTCGGCGTCCTGCTGTTCGCCGATCTCGTCCCGGACAGTATCGCCCTTGTCACGGCCGCCGCGGGCGGCCTCGGCACGCTACTGGTGCAAGCCGCGAAGAACGTGGGCGCGACCGTCCTGGGACTGGCCGGCGGCCCCGCGAAAGTCGAACTGGTGCAACGCAATGGGGCCGACCTCGCGGTCGACTATCTGCGAGCCGACTGGCCGGACGAGGTGCGCGCCTTCCTCGGTGACCGCACCGCGACGATCCTGTTCGACTCGGTCGGCGGCGAGATCGCCCGCCGGGCATTGGATCTCGTAGGGAAGGGCGGGCGGCACCTGGTCTACGGCGCCTCCGGATCCAGCCCGAAAGATGCTGCCACACCGCCCTTTTCCGCGGACGAGCTGGCGGCCCGGGGCATCACCTCACAGCTGGTCGTCGGTCCCGCCATGCTGCAGCGGGTCGGCGGCGACCTGCGCCCGCTCGAAGAGCAGGCCATCGCCGCGGCCGCCGCGGGCCGCCTGCACCCCGCCGTGCAACGCTTTCCGCTCGCCGAGGCCGCCGCCGCCCACCACGCGTTGGAGCAGCGCGGCACCACCGGCAAGGTCGTTCTCGTCCCCTGA
- a CDS encoding 3'-5' exonuclease — protein MGGNTGLLNVVDVEATCWAGTPPPGAVSEIIEIGLTVVDLGSGARTAKHRILVRPARSTVSEFCTELTGLTQDEVDTGVEFAEACRLLAADHAAGTRPWASWGDYDRKQFRNQCAATGTAYPFGSRHTNAKLVFSEAYGLPKRQGMAGALQIAGLPLEGRHHSGADDAWNIAALVLDITGRGAWRVTNTG, from the coding sequence ATGGGCGGAAATACGGGGTTACTCAATGTCGTCGACGTCGAGGCGACGTGCTGGGCGGGCACGCCGCCGCCCGGCGCGGTCAGCGAGATCATCGAAATCGGTCTGACCGTAGTCGATCTGGGCTCCGGTGCGCGGACCGCGAAACATCGGATCCTGGTGCGGCCCGCCCGCTCCACGGTCAGCGAATTCTGCACCGAACTCACCGGGCTCACCCAGGACGAGGTGGACACGGGTGTCGAATTCGCCGAAGCCTGCCGCCTGCTCGCGGCCGACCATGCGGCGGGGACGCGCCCGTGGGCCAGTTGGGGCGACTACGACCGCAAACAGTTCCGCAACCAGTGCGCCGCCACCGGCACCGCCTATCCGTTCGGCAGCAGGCACACCAACGCCAAGCTGGTGTTCAGCGAGGCCTACGGATTGCCGAAGCGGCAAGGGATGGCGGGCGCGTTGCAGATCGCGGGGCTGCCCCTGGAAGGGCGGCATCACAGCGGCGCGGACGACGCGTGGAACATCGCCGCGCTGGTTCTCGACATCACCGGCCGCGGGGCCTGGCGGGTGACGAACACCGGCTGA
- a CDS encoding O-methyltransferase, with the protein MTTPDWADVDRYLVDTLVQDVETAAALTANAAAELPAIDVSPPQGKFLYLLAKTARARRVLEIGTLGGYSTIWLARAVGAKGQVITFEYQSKHAEVARQNLDRAGVGDRVEIRVGAALDNLPVLAEENPEPFDVVFIDADKVNNSNYVQWALRLTRPGSVIIVDNVVREGGVADADSADPMIKASREVLALLAAEPTLDATVVQTVGGKGWDGFAYAVVNGDADD; encoded by the coding sequence ATGACGACACCTGATTGGGCCGATGTGGACCGCTACCTGGTGGACACCCTCGTGCAGGACGTGGAGACGGCGGCGGCCTTGACCGCGAACGCCGCGGCGGAACTGCCCGCGATCGACGTGTCCCCGCCGCAGGGCAAGTTCCTTTATCTGCTGGCGAAGACCGCGCGGGCGCGGCGCGTGCTGGAGATCGGCACGCTGGGCGGGTACAGCACGATCTGGCTGGCCCGCGCGGTCGGCGCGAAGGGTCAGGTGATCACCTTCGAATACCAGTCGAAGCATGCCGAGGTGGCCCGGCAGAACCTGGACCGCGCCGGTGTCGGCGACCGCGTCGAGATCCGGGTCGGCGCGGCCCTGGACAATCTGCCGGTGCTGGCCGAGGAGAACCCCGAGCCGTTCGATGTGGTGTTCATCGACGCCGACAAGGTGAACAACTCGAACTACGTGCAGTGGGCGCTGCGGTTGACCCGCCCCGGCTCGGTGATCATCGTCGACAATGTCGTGCGCGAGGGCGGCGTGGCCGACGCGGACTCCGCCGACCCGATGATCAAGGCCAGCCGCGAGGTCCTCGCACTGCTCGCGGCCGAACCGACCCTCGACGCCACCGTGGTGCAGACCGTCGGCGGCAAGGGCTGGGACGGCTTCGCCTACGCCGTGGTGAACGGCGACGCGGACGACTGA
- a CDS encoding sugar ABC transporter permease, translating into MTGQQDFQAHGLLLELSGRRMRGPLVAGSHPRRWTGVAAVLPATVLTMALIVAPVVWTVVSAARARPLLVVSCLGAALGAVGLTQLTRQPRVTGFRLLERWRRWLLRHRIPVPRSMIRAVWYTFRLVLWSGALVLAAGGLWLLATALGHDGRWSYLRTLGWLLVVVLMLAAALGVAWWARDSQWLWRPLIVSFGISAVVSGVAFRLIFEFFGDLLGIESVVGYWLWYGLMLCSAFVWTWFGFVTGLFRAGIRAIEHDSVRAGFLYLGEGRFPLRLFELLRPVVLIVGLAVGVAAARVFDVVLIGVPGSMQYELDSASVYWWRLATDSEIDAGVAAAYGLPLAVLVGFLAWLLQTNVRRHRTSLSASPAPPAVAARPRRKPLRLLGIVAVSLLALVPIGWLIYASFQDRDGFGTGAIERVWRDPALLRSLETTVWVAGLATLVVVAAAVPVAYRLAALRPNRSAATIAVVALVVLSVLPVQSYLGPVNTFIDAYGLSGTRIPLILLHAAAGLPIAILVLRGALLAPPDSPAADALHGLAGPGTIARRVLASAGPALGAVAALEFIQVWNDFVIGLLISGAGATPWSLLLWGQARQFGENSAQLAAGALISAILPVALLLATWRRWLVPGLTGGALR; encoded by the coding sequence GTGACCGGACAGCAGGACTTCCAGGCGCACGGGCTGCTGCTCGAACTCAGCGGACGCCGGATGCGCGGACCGCTGGTCGCGGGCAGTCACCCGCGGCGATGGACGGGTGTGGCGGCGGTGCTGCCCGCCACGGTGCTGACCATGGCGCTGATCGTGGCACCGGTGGTGTGGACGGTGGTGAGCGCGGCCCGGGCGCGGCCGCTGCTGGTGGTCTCCTGTCTGGGCGCCGCGCTCGGCGCGGTCGGGCTCACCCAGTTGACCCGGCAGCCACGGGTCACCGGGTTCCGGCTGCTCGAACGGTGGCGGCGATGGCTGCTGCGGCACCGGATACCGGTGCCGCGGTCGATGATTCGGGCTGTGTGGTACACGTTCCGGCTGGTGCTGTGGTCAGGTGCGCTGGTGCTCGCAGCCGGTGGGCTGTGGTTGCTCGCGACCGCGCTCGGCCACGACGGCAGGTGGTCTTACCTGCGCACCCTCGGGTGGTTGCTGGTCGTGGTGCTCATGCTGGCGGCGGCGTTGGGCGTGGCGTGGTGGGCGCGCGATTCGCAGTGGCTGTGGCGGCCGCTCATCGTCTCGTTCGGCATCTCGGCGGTGGTGTCCGGCGTCGCCTTCCGGCTGATCTTCGAGTTCTTCGGTGACCTGCTCGGCATCGAAAGTGTTGTGGGGTACTGGCTCTGGTACGGGCTGATGTTGTGCTCGGCCTTCGTGTGGACCTGGTTCGGCTTCGTCACCGGTCTGTTCCGGGCGGGGATCCGGGCTATCGAGCACGATTCGGTCCGCGCGGGCTTCCTCTATCTCGGCGAGGGCCGATTTCCGTTGCGGCTCTTCGAACTACTGCGTCCGGTGGTGCTCATCGTCGGGCTCGCCGTCGGGGTCGCCGCCGCGCGGGTGTTCGACGTGGTGCTGATCGGCGTGCCCGGTTCGATGCAGTACGAACTGGACAGCGCGAGCGTGTACTGGTGGCGGCTGGCCACCGACTCGGAGATCGACGCGGGCGTGGCGGCGGCCTACGGTCTGCCGCTCGCGGTGTTGGTCGGCTTCCTGGCCTGGCTCTTGCAGACCAACGTGCGCAGGCACCGGACGAGCTTGTCGGCGTCGCCCGCGCCGCCCGCCGTCGCGGCGCGTCCGCGCCGGAAACCGTTGCGACTGCTGGGGATCGTCGCGGTCTCGCTGCTCGCCCTGGTCCCGATCGGCTGGCTGATCTATGCCAGTTTCCAGGACCGCGACGGGTTCGGGACCGGTGCGATCGAACGTGTGTGGCGTGACCCGGCCCTGCTGCGCTCGCTCGAAACAACCGTGTGGGTGGCCGGTTTGGCCACCCTGGTCGTGGTCGCCGCAGCGGTGCCGGTGGCGTACCGGCTCGCCGCGCTGCGGCCGAACCGCTCCGCCGCGACGATCGCGGTGGTGGCGCTGGTCGTGCTCTCGGTCCTGCCGGTGCAGAGCTATCTGGGACCGGTGAACACGTTCATCGACGCCTACGGGCTGTCCGGCACCCGGATCCCGTTGATCCTGCTACACGCCGCCGCCGGTCTGCCGATCGCGATCCTGGTGCTGCGCGGCGCGTTGCTCGCGCCGCCGGACAGTCCCGCCGCCGACGCGCTGCACGGCCTGGCCGGTCCCGGCACCATCGCGCGGCGCGTGCTGGCCTCCGCGGGTCCGGCGCTGGGCGCGGTGGCCGCGCTCGAATTCATCCAGGTGTGGAACGATTTCGTGATCGGGTTGCTGATCAGCGGTGCGGGCGCGACGCCGTGGTCGCTGCTGCTGTGGGGCCAGGCTCGCCAATTCGGTGAGAACTCGGCGCAATTGGCGGCCGGTGCGTTGATCTCGGCGATCCTGCCGGTCGCTTTGCTGCTGGCCACCTGGCGGCGCTGGCTGGTGCCCGGACTGACCGGGGGCGCGCTGCGATGA
- a CDS encoding ABC transporter substrate-binding protein, with protein sequence MRTRRELLQVALVAPLAAACAPDLLLGNPGAVRVGVSWSGTELTAFRAVLARLGFPHPVDVVPLGDEIETAFTAGGRSAPDLVMLPQAGRVRPLAERRKLRPVSERLWSDGSDPSYPDIWRQLLQHNGKPYGVPFKAADKSVVWYDRQLVERYRLGDPEGWTLADWLDRMEFLADSPVRLLALGAADGWVLTDVFENALLAESPRIYDEVAAGRADRTWESPAVRAAFRHLGSLWGHRHAFPGGIAVALTKQFPDAVREVFEHRRAVMVVAPDFAEPIVRAAVRRSGRQVPETVGVAAFPAVTPEVAAPRIVGGDVMVVTESATDRAMDLVAALAAPTAPVPWIEGYGGFIAPNLRTEARYSALLEPVARTLRTRGAFDLSDRIGAVGGRNGLWRILTDFFTTVGNGATERLDEATDRAIAALDAVDRRRR encoded by the coding sequence ATGCGAACCAGGCGAGAACTCTTGCAGGTGGCGCTCGTCGCGCCGCTCGCTGCCGCCTGCGCGCCCGATCTGCTGCTCGGCAACCCCGGCGCGGTGCGCGTCGGGGTGTCGTGGAGCGGGACCGAGCTGACGGCGTTCCGTGCGGTGCTGGCCCGGCTCGGCTTTCCCCATCCGGTGGATGTGGTGCCGCTCGGCGACGAGATCGAGACCGCGTTCACCGCGGGCGGGCGCTCGGCGCCCGATCTCGTGATGCTGCCGCAGGCGGGCCGGGTGCGCCCGCTCGCGGAGCGGCGCAAGTTGCGGCCGGTGTCCGAGCGGCTGTGGTCCGACGGCTCGGACCCGTCCTATCCCGATATCTGGCGACAGCTGTTGCAGCACAACGGGAAACCCTATGGCGTACCGTTCAAAGCCGCCGACAAGTCGGTGGTCTGGTACGACCGGCAGCTGGTCGAGCGGTACCGGCTCGGTGACCCTGAGGGCTGGACCCTCGCGGACTGGCTGGACCGGATGGAGTTCCTCGCCGACTCGCCCGTGCGGTTGCTCGCGCTCGGCGCGGCCGACGGCTGGGTGCTCACCGACGTGTTCGAGAACGCGCTGCTCGCCGAATCCCCGCGCATCTACGACGAGGTCGCCGCGGGCCGCGCCGATCGCACCTGGGAAAGTCCCGCGGTGCGGGCCGCGTTCCGGCATCTGGGCTCGCTGTGGGGGCACCGGCACGCCTTTCCCGGCGGTATCGCGGTGGCCCTGACCAAGCAGTTCCCGGACGCGGTGCGCGAGGTGTTCGAGCACCGGCGCGCGGTGATGGTGGTCGCGCCGGATTTCGCCGAGCCGATCGTGCGGGCCGCGGTGCGCCGGTCGGGACGTCAGGTGCCCGAGACGGTCGGGGTCGCCGCGTTCCCGGCCGTCACGCCGGAGGTGGCCGCCCCGCGGATCGTCGGCGGCGACGTGATGGTGGTGACCGAGTCGGCCACCGACCGGGCCATGGATCTCGTTGCGGCACTTGCCGCGCCGACGGCGCCGGTGCCGTGGATCGAGGGCTACGGCGGCTTCATCGCGCCGAATCTCCGTACCGAGGCCCGGTATTCGGCACTGCTCGAACCCGTGGCGCGCACCCTGCGGACGCGCGGCGCGTTCGATCTGTCCGACCGGATCGGCGCCGTCGGTGGCCGAAACGGGTTGTGGCGCATCCTCACCGACTTCTTCACCACGGTCGGCAACGGGGCGACGGAACGGCTGGACGAGGCGACCGATCGCGCGATCGCCGCCCTCGACGCGGTGGATCGGCGGCGGCGGTGA
- a CDS encoding SPFH domain-containing protein translates to MAVLIVAAVLVLLVVVVVFKSIALVPQAEAAVIERLGRYSRTVSGQLTFLVPFADRIRAKVDLRERVVSFPPQPVITEDNLTLHIDTVVYFQVTSPQAAVYEISNYIAAVEQLTVTTLRNVVGGMTLEQTLTSRDQINGQLRGVLDEATGRWGLRVARVELKSIDPPPSIQESMEKQMKADREKRAMILTAEGTRESQIKTAEGSKQAQILSAEGAKQSAILAAEGERQSRILRAQGERAASYLQAQGQAKAIEKVFAAIKNGKPTPELLAYQYMQTLPMVARGDANKVWLVPSDFGKALEGFATSFATKGEDGVFRYEPPSSDGEQVKVEDDSDVADWFDTASDPTIERAVRAAEATARTPVEGLMAPPPTAPHQPAPHQSVLPPQEEQQALQQQQPPQQQQPPQQQPAYRPEDPHGRPWQPPENFSK, encoded by the coding sequence ATGGCTGTACTGATCGTTGCCGCCGTACTCGTCCTGCTGGTCGTGGTGGTGGTCTTCAAGTCGATCGCGCTGGTGCCGCAGGCGGAGGCGGCGGTGATCGAGCGGCTCGGCCGGTACTCGCGCACCGTGTCCGGCCAGCTGACGTTCCTCGTGCCGTTCGCCGACCGCATCCGCGCCAAGGTGGACCTGCGCGAGCGGGTGGTGTCCTTCCCGCCGCAGCCGGTGATCACCGAGGACAACCTGACCCTGCACATCGACACGGTGGTGTACTTCCAGGTCACCAGCCCGCAGGCGGCGGTCTACGAGATCAGCAACTACATCGCCGCGGTCGAGCAGCTCACCGTCACCACGCTGCGCAACGTGGTCGGCGGCATGACCCTGGAACAGACCCTGACCTCCCGCGATCAGATCAACGGCCAGCTGCGCGGCGTGCTGGACGAGGCCACCGGCCGATGGGGGCTGCGGGTGGCGCGGGTCGAGCTGAAGAGCATCGATCCGCCGCCATCGATCCAGGAGTCGATGGAAAAGCAGATGAAGGCCGACCGTGAGAAGCGCGCCATGATCCTCACCGCGGAGGGCACCCGCGAATCACAGATCAAGACCGCGGAGGGTTCCAAGCAGGCCCAGATCCTGTCCGCCGAGGGCGCCAAGCAGTCGGCCATCCTCGCGGCCGAAGGCGAACGGCAGAGCCGCATCCTGCGCGCCCAGGGCGAGCGGGCGGCGTCCTATCTCCAGGCGCAGGGTCAGGCCAAGGCCATCGAGAAGGTCTTCGCCGCAATCAAGAACGGCAAGCCGACGCCGGAACTGCTTGCCTACCAGTACATGCAGACCCTGCCGATGGTCGCGCGCGGCGATGCCAACAAGGTATGGCTGGTGCCCAGCGATTTCGGCAAGGCGCTCGAAGGCTTCGCGACCAGCTTCGCCACCAAGGGCGAGGACGGCGTGTTCCGTTACGAGCCACCGTCTTCCGACGGCGAGCAGGTCAAGGTGGAGGACGACTCCGACGTCGCCGACTGGTTCGATACCGCGTCGGACCCGACGATCGAACGCGCGGTCCGCGCGGCCGAGGCCACCGCGCGCACGCCGGTGGAGGGTTTGATGGCGCCGCCGCCCACCGCGCCGCATCAGCCGGCGCCGCACCAGTCGGTGTTGCCACCGCAGGAGGAACAGCAGGCGTTGCAGCAGCAGCAACCGCCGCAACAGCAGCAACCGCCGCAACAGCAACCGGCCTACCGGCCCGAGGACCCGCACGGCAGGCCGTGGCAACCGCCGGAGAACTTTTCGAAGTAG
- a CDS encoding NfeD family protein: MAAIVWLVAGILLAAAEMLTGDLTLLMLGVAALGTAGVSSVAGTSVVVDAIVFGVLTLVLFLGVRPVLRRRFGNPPPIPTNVEALQGKSALVLEQVDAHSGQVKLSGEVWTARPMDETEVYEPGTKVFVMKIDGATAVVWKGP; the protein is encoded by the coding sequence GTGGCCGCAATAGTTTGGCTGGTCGCGGGGATCTTGCTCGCGGCCGCGGAAATGCTCACCGGGGACCTGACCTTGCTCATGCTCGGCGTCGCCGCGCTGGGCACCGCGGGTGTGAGTTCCGTCGCCGGCACGTCGGTGGTGGTGGACGCGATCGTCTTCGGCGTGCTGACGCTGGTGTTGTTTCTCGGGGTGCGGCCGGTGCTGCGCCGCCGGTTCGGCAATCCGCCGCCGATTCCGACGAACGTCGAAGCCCTGCAAGGCAAGTCGGCGTTGGTGCTGGAGCAGGTGGACGCGCATTCCGGTCAGGTGAAGCTGAGCGGGGAAGTGTGGACCGCGCGGCCGATGGACGAGACCGAGGTGTACGAACCGGGTACGAAGGTGTTCGTGATGAAGATCGACGGCGCGACCGCCGTCGTGTGGAAGGGGCCGTGA
- a CDS encoding DUF3097 domain-containing protein: protein MSGHDRYGGDIFSGHSRAKKRAVPQVSAERDLVVEDAASGFCGAVVGFDRSYDGEFVKLEDARGAVRLFALREAAFLIDGQPVTLVRPTAAAPKQQTRSASGSTRVEGLRARVARTSRIWVEGVHDAALVERVWGHDLRVEGMVVEHLEGLDNLAERLVEFEPGPGRRVGVLVDHLVTGSKETQLTTGLGPHVLVTGHPFIDVWQAVRPATVGIDAWPQVPRGEDWKTGICDRLGWGTPQDGWRRIYGAVESFRDLEAPLIGAVERLIDFVTEPE, encoded by the coding sequence ATGAGCGGGCATGACAGGTACGGCGGCGATATCTTCTCCGGGCATTCCCGGGCGAAAAAGCGGGCGGTACCGCAGGTCAGCGCCGAACGCGACCTCGTCGTCGAGGACGCGGCCAGCGGATTCTGCGGCGCCGTGGTGGGTTTCGACCGCAGCTACGACGGCGAGTTCGTCAAACTGGAGGACGCGCGCGGCGCGGTGCGGCTGTTCGCGCTGCGTGAGGCCGCGTTCCTGATCGACGGTCAGCCGGTCACACTGGTCCGGCCGACGGCCGCGGCACCGAAGCAGCAGACGCGGTCGGCTTCCGGCTCCACCCGGGTCGAGGGGCTACGCGCAAGGGTGGCCAGGACCAGCCGGATCTGGGTGGAGGGCGTGCACGACGCCGCACTGGTCGAGCGGGTCTGGGGCCACGATCTGCGGGTCGAAGGCATGGTCGTGGAACATCTGGAGGGGCTGGACAACCTGGCCGAGCGGCTCGTGGAGTTCGAGCCCGGTCCCGGCCGGCGGGTGGGCGTGCTGGTCGACCACCTGGTCACCGGCTCGAAGGAGACCCAGCTCACCACCGGGCTCGGCCCGCACGTGCTGGTCACCGGCCACCCGTTCATCGACGTGTGGCAGGCGGTGCGGCCCGCCACGGTCGGCATCGACGCGTGGCCGCAGGTGCCGCGCGGCGAGGACTGGAAAACCGGCATCTGCGACCGGCTGGGCTGGGGCACCCCGCAGGACGGCTGGCGCCGGATCTACGGCGCGGTCGAGTCCTTCCGGGACCTCGAGGCACCGCTCATCGGGGCGGTGGAACGGCTCATCGACTTCGTCACCGAGCCGGAATAG
- a CDS encoding S1 family peptidase — MRCTAILAAVVTAATIGIGLPAVPQAAAVVGGQPADASAYPWLVAIGTPLLPLRPGGQFCAGALIAPDQVVTAAHCAVFTGRVPAALRVTFDRSDLRTDAGTSVRVTDVRVHPDFRVTVFGTDLAYHNDLAILTLDHPVQRPTVRIAAAHGTSGTILGWGATSDDDWTNPLLHAATVPLDADCAAYGDAFDPREALCAGSTTADANQFDSGGPLLVDGELVALTSWGKGAAEPGYPGIYTRLSTVMF; from the coding sequence ATGCGCTGCACCGCGATACTCGCGGCGGTGGTCACCGCGGCGACGATCGGAATCGGCCTGCCCGCCGTGCCGCAGGCGGCCGCGGTGGTCGGCGGACAACCGGCCGACGCGTCCGCGTACCCGTGGCTGGTCGCGATCGGCACCCCGCTGCTGCCGCTGCGCCCCGGCGGGCAGTTCTGCGCGGGTGCGTTGATCGCCCCCGACCAGGTGGTCACCGCGGCGCACTGCGCCGTGTTCACCGGGCGGGTACCCGCCGCGCTGCGCGTCACCTTCGACCGATCGGACCTGCGCACCGACGCGGGCACCTCGGTCCGCGTCACCGACGTCCGGGTGCATCCGGATTTCCGGGTCACCGTGTTCGGCACCGACCTGGCCTATCACAACGACCTGGCCATCCTCACGCTCGACCATCCGGTCCAGCGCCCGACGGTGCGCATCGCCGCGGCCCACGGCACTTCGGGCACCATCCTGGGCTGGGGTGCGACTTCGGACGACGACTGGACGAACCCGCTGCTGCACGCCGCCACCGTCCCGCTCGACGCCGACTGCGCCGCCTACGGCGACGCCTTCGACCCCCGAGAAGCGTTGTGCGCCGGTTCGACCACCGCCGACGCCAACCAATTCGACAGCGGCGGCCCACTTCTCGTCGACGGCGAGCTGGTCGCCCTCACCTCCTGGGGCAAGGGCGCCGCCGAACCCGGCTACCCCGGCATCTACACCCGCCTGTCCACCGTCATGTTCTGA
- a CDS encoding ferrochelatase encodes MARAADALLLLSFGGPERPEDVMPFLENVTRGRGVPRARLDEVAQHYLHFGGVSPINALNRDIITAVEAELAAAGIDLPVYFGNRNWTPMVEDTVARMAADGVRSALVFPTSAWGGYSGCLQYHEDIARARTAFGAGAPELVKLRQYFDHPLLIAAFADAIRAARQELPAERRDAARLVFTAHSIPIVADTAAGPAADGGHLYSRQVAEAARLAAAATGFTDYDVVWQSRSGPPQVPWLDPDIVDHLDDLGAKNVEAVIVCPVGFVSDHLEVIWDLDNEAREKAAELDMAFVRAGTPGTDPRFARMVVELIGEQLAGAQPRRLGEVPGYGCTPNGEPCFIGCCALPSRGTVHR; translated from the coding sequence GTGGCACGGGCCGCCGACGCACTGCTGTTGCTGTCCTTCGGCGGCCCGGAGCGCCCCGAAGACGTGATGCCGTTCCTGGAGAACGTCACCCGGGGCCGGGGCGTGCCGCGCGCGCGGCTCGACGAGGTCGCGCAGCACTATCTGCACTTCGGCGGGGTGTCGCCGATCAACGCGCTCAACCGGGACATCATCACGGCGGTCGAGGCCGAATTGGCCGCGGCCGGAATCGATCTGCCGGTGTACTTCGGCAACCGGAACTGGACGCCGATGGTGGAGGACACCGTCGCGCGGATGGCCGCCGACGGTGTGCGTTCCGCGCTGGTGTTCCCGACTTCGGCCTGGGGCGGTTACTCGGGCTGTCTGCAGTACCACGAGGATATCGCCAGGGCCCGAACGGCTTTCGGTGCCGGTGCGCCGGAGCTGGTGAAGCTGCGCCAGTACTTCGATCACCCGCTGCTGATCGCGGCCTTCGCCGACGCGATTCGCGCGGCACGGCAAGAACTTCCGGCCGAGCGCCGCGACGCGGCCCGGCTGGTCTTCACCGCGCATTCCATTCCGATCGTCGCCGACACCGCCGCGGGCCCGGCGGCCGACGGCGGGCACCTGTACAGCCGTCAGGTCGCCGAGGCCGCCCGATTGGCCGCCGCCGCAACGGGGTTCACCGACTACGACGTCGTCTGGCAGTCCCGCTCGGGTCCGCCGCAGGTGCCGTGGCTGGATCCCGATATCGTGGATCACCTGGACGATCTCGGCGCGAAGAACGTCGAAGCGGTCATCGTCTGCCCGGTGGGCTTCGTGTCCGATCACCTCGAGGTGATCTGGGATCTCGACAACGAGGCGCGGGAGAAGGCCGCCGAACTCGACATGGCTTTCGTGCGGGCGGGCACCCCCGGCACCGACCCCCGTTTCGCGCGCATGGTCGTCGAATTGATCGGCGAGCAGCTGGCGGGCGCACAGCCGCGACGGCTCGGCGAGGTCCCCGGTTACGGCTGCACGCCGAACGGCGAGCCCTGCTTCATCGGGTGCTGTGCCCTCCCAAGTCGGGGCACCGTTCATCGATGA
- the inhA gene encoding NADH-dependent enoyl-ACP reductase InhA: MGGLLEGKTILVTGIITDSSIAFHAAAVAQEQGAKVIITGIPERLRLIDRIAKRLPQEVPPAIPLDVTSEENLAELPDKLRELAPEGIDGVLHSIAFAPRTLMGPEALPFLDGPGPDAAKAFEISAWSYASLARAVLPVMNERGSIVGMDFDPRTAMPFYNWMGVAKAALESVNRYVAREVGAAKKIRSNLIAAGPIKTLAAKAIAGTATDDAAKLNQLNEYWDGASPIGWDVDDPTVVAKSIVAMLSDWLPGTTASIIYVDGGASHNTWFPEDMSIN; encoded by the coding sequence ATGGGCGGACTGCTCGAAGGCAAGACCATTCTGGTGACCGGCATCATCACCGACTCGTCGATCGCGTTCCACGCGGCCGCGGTCGCGCAGGAGCAGGGCGCGAAGGTGATCATCACCGGCATTCCGGAGCGGCTGCGGTTGATCGACCGCATCGCCAAGCGGCTGCCGCAGGAGGTCCCCCCGGCCATCCCGCTCGACGTCACCAGCGAGGAGAACCTCGCCGAGCTGCCGGACAAGCTGCGTGAGCTGGCGCCCGAGGGCATCGACGGCGTGCTGCACTCCATCGCGTTCGCGCCGCGCACCCTGATGGGCCCCGAGGCGCTGCCGTTCCTCGACGGCCCCGGCCCCGACGCGGCGAAGGCCTTCGAGATCTCGGCGTGGAGCTACGCCTCGCTGGCCCGCGCGGTGCTGCCGGTGATGAACGAGCGCGGCTCGATCGTGGGCATGGATTTCGATCCGCGCACCGCGATGCCGTTCTACAACTGGATGGGTGTGGCCAAGGCCGCGCTCGAGTCGGTGAACCGGTACGTCGCGCGAGAGGTGGGCGCGGCCAAGAAGATTCGCTCCAACCTGATCGCCGCCGGTCCGATCAAGACACTCGCGGCGAAGGCGATCGCGGGCACCGCGACCGACGACGCCGCCAAGCTCAACCAGCTCAACGAGTACTGGGACGGCGCGTCGCCGATCGGCTGGGACGTCGACGACCCGACGGTGGTCGCCAAGTCGATCGTCGCGATGCTCTCGGACTGGCTGCCGGGCACCACCGCCTCGATCATCTACGTCGACGGCGGGGCCAGCCACAACACCTGGTTCCCCGAGGACATGTCGATCAACTGA